TGCCACGAATCAAGAGGATCGATGGCATAAAAATTTCACGCTTCGAGAACTCGGACCCTTCTGGATAATTCACTTCCGCTAAGAAACGCGTGACGTAAATAGCGTCGGAATAAAATCTTTACTAGCTTACGTAACCCGAGTTCCACTGCACTAATTCGGCGCGTCCGATGCAGCAGAAACCATCGCAATGTCAAGCGTGAGATCTGATTATCTGCCAGAGACTGGTTCTATTCTTACCGTGTATTATCGCGATCGGCGCGCGAATCGATCCAGATCGCTTTATTCTTGGCGTTGCATCTAAATCAATCGCTGAGTAGACCGAGCCACGTTCCATTGGCCGTCGGACATATTTACGACTCCAATCGACGCGTTAACTTGTGTGTatcaagaaaatatatttcatccattaaaatttccattgGCTAATCGTAGTTTGCCATTTCGAGATGGTGGTGACATGTATTATTGATCTCGAGGTCGAGGTATCAGGtgccttaaaaaaaaaaaaaaattcataacccTCACAGAACCACGAACATGGGTTCAGGTCTGGTCCTGATTCGTACAAAACTTTGCAGGCTCGCAGACCAAGCAAAAGTAATACATGCATTTTTTGTCAGAGAGATCTCAACCCGTAATTCCTCAACAGTGATAACGTCTAATTTCGTTGGACAATGAAACCATGTTCCGTTACGCTCGCTAACCATCGAAGAATGGAACGAGGAAACGGTCCGTAAGAATTGAAATGGTTAACTAATCCTGGCCCGGTATCAGGGAGATCAAACGAAAGTTTTAATAGCCACGTCCATTAAGCGCGGATCCGCGTTTGAAATTGTTCCTGGCGAGGCGAGGGACGATCCCCTCGCGGCTCGCGGAATTGTTCCCCCGTTGCGCGCTCGGATATTGAGATTAAAaacttttcttctctttttttccccccccttttttttatttttctctcgcgTTCCAGCGCCCTGGGCTCCTTCTATATACCGATGCTGGTCATGCTGTTTTTCTACTGGCGAATATACAACGCGGCCGTCTCCACGACGAAGGCCATTAATCAAGGCTTCCGCACGACAAAAGGCTCGAAAATGCTCGGCTCCAGGTAACCACTGCCTCCGCGGCCACCGTGAGCTTTCGCTCGGATTCCTTCGTCTCTCTTCAACTTTTTTGCGAATTGGAAAAGTTGCACGATTTTGTACCGTTTGCACGCGAGAAGATTGCATCTGGAAAATTTCGCTGCAGAGGAGACAGTTTATCCTATCGGTTTAAGGGTTTTCTGGCAACCTACTCTTTAGACACGAAGCAAAACGGAGCATACTGTTTGTACGTGAGAAGAATGACTTTACATAGATTTCTCGCTCTACATAGATATTTACCTCCTTATATAGTATTGATTCACAAATAAATCGACGTCTGTGCCTTCGATTTTGAATANNNNNNNNNNGTATTGATTCACAAATAAATCGACGTCTGTGCCTTCGATTTTGAATACCTAAGGATATTTAAATGCCAGATTCGTTTTTCTCGCGTGCAAACAGTACGTCCAGCTCCGTTTCGCTCTGTATCTCGGCAGGGATCGATCACAAAGTTACGAAATTTAGCATGCCGAgttaatgataattaattaagcaaAACAGAGCATACTGTTTGTACGTGAGAAGAATGACTTTACATAGATTTCTCGCTCTACATAGATATTTACCTCCTTACATAGTATTGATTCACAAATAAATCGACGTCTGTGCCAGATTCGTTCTTCTCGCGTGCAAACAGTACGTCCAGCTCCGTTTCGCTCTGTATCTCGGCAGTGATCGATCATAAAGTTACGAAATTTAGCACGCTGATTTAATTAATGTCGCAACTCCTACATTTCGAGTTCCTTCTGATCGTTCTCTCCACCGTAAGCAAAATCGCATCGGGAACGGCGGTGAAAGTGTAAGCCAGAGCGAAATGGAAAGTGTTTCCTCGCGGGGGTGTCGTAAAGCTGGAAATAAGAATGTAGGTACTTTCCCGTAAACGGGCGCCACGTATTTCGCACCCGACGTGGGACCGGGACGTTTTTCCGCAGATTCGACGAACAAAGGTTGACCTTGAGGATGCACCGGGGACGAGGCAGCGTTCACAACGGGAGCAACAACGGGAGCCCGAGAAGCCCGGAGTCGAATAGTCGTAGCTCGGTGAAAAGGGAGAAGATAAAGATCTCGGTTTCCTATCCGAGCACGGAGACGCTGAATACAAAGTGTAACACTCTCGAGAGGACGCCCTCGAGATGCTCTCAAGTCTCCGTGCATTACAGCAACGGGCAGACGCAGAGCCAGCTATGTCCAGCCTCGAGGAGCACGCATCTCAAGGTAATTTTCCTCGACTCGCTTCTCCCAACGGGTCCAGAAACGAAGGGACGAAACGCGAAACAGAAAGGAACCGGTCGTGCTGTAATTTTCCATGCGTAATTTGAAATGCTCGTTGATCGAATTTATAGATGCTAACGAGAGAAGAGGAGTTTCAACTAAGCTCCTTCTGATTCGAAAAATAGCGCCAATGTTGGAGTTCTTACTCTCTCACTTATTAAACATAATGTAAACGTAGTATCTAGGACCAACGTATCCAGATATAAAGAGCGAAATAAGAGCACGACTGGTAGGATGCTGGTTCGGTGCCTTATTTTCCATATAATATGAACGCGTAATAATATAGATCACGGTAACAATGCCGATGGTACGAATCATTCTCCATCCACTTGTacgaaaacgaaacgttctAACGAAGGTCGTTCGGACTGCGGTATGAATCGTAATTAGAATCCCGAGAACTGGAACGGTCGCGGGATGATATATCGCGAGTGTGGCTTTCCATAAATACATGGGAATTaccaatttcaaaagtgtGCGAGAAGAGTCGTTGGAATAAGGATCTTCGAGTAACGAGAAAATACGCTCGGCCGGGTAAGTCCGAACGATggaataaaatctattttaattccCGTGTTAAGGAACCGTTTCTGGACTTAACGAAGTTACGGATGGGAATTTAAAAGGCCGGCTTAAACGGAGGATTTTAATCTGAAATCGATACTCAGGGGGAAGGGGGGAGTTTGGCTTTCTCTCTCGTTGGCGATTTACCGTGAACCCGTTGCTCGGCTTGTTTCgcttgtaattaaattttctgaaatttaaatcgCGCCTCGCGGAAAATAGAAACTCGTCGTCTCCTTGCGTGGACGTTTATAGAGCTCCCATAAATATGCATCAGAGGCCCTGAATGCGCTGAAATCTGTGCTTCTGACTGCTTGAATAACCATCCCGAACGACCTTTGTGATTCCCTCGTTGCGAGGAACAAGCGGCGTGTAGCTAACATGGAGTTAAATAATTAGCGtcctttaaataattgataccCTCGACTATGCGTTTGGTTCAAGATAGACATGTTTTCGATAAATGTAAGCCTTTGCGAGTCCCGTTACGCGGAgtattggaattaaaaatattatttaatcataTGCTTccgaatgtaataaataaaacagtcTTTCGGAATACAATCGTACAACTTGTAAACACGAAATTACTGGCTACATTGAAAATTAGATCTACCATGAGCGAAACaagaattcataaattaattctggagCAAAGCATCGTCGAACCAGATTTCACGTAAACTAGGACGATTAGACTCTCGATCTAATTTATCTTCAGCAAAGAGCCACTGCACGAAAGTCGACTACACGTTAAATTGCCCCACTTGTTCGCTTTTATAGCGCAAACCATACACCTCTTTTTCCAATTGATAAGAAAAGCACGGCTTTACGAGGCGGTCGTAAATTCCACGCGACGCGAGTTATACTTGGCGAATAAACGGCGGGAACGCTCGTCGTTAATATCGATTCGATGCGTTCGTGACAGGTGGGCGGTATCAATCGAGTAGGCAGCACCAGGAGACCGAGCAGACGGAGCAGCTGCGAGAGTCAAATAACGGGAGACGAGGTGTCGTTGCGCGAACTCACCCCGGGCCCCGAAGAGAAGCCCAGGACTATGAAGATGGGGAAGAGAAACATAAAAGCTCAGGTACCCAAACGAACCAAATTTCAGATTGCTTTCGATGCGTCGAGAACGTTTGCTTCGCGTTCGTTTTGCTGGGCAAAATCTGATCGAGGTGGTTAGTTTTCCTCTGCTCTTTCGCGTGGCTCCTCCCACGTTTTGAAATCTATTCCCCCTCCCTTCGGAACCGTTGCtctcgatattttaaatttatacttcTCTTTCGaactatttatttgaaacgacGAATCTCCAGTCTACAGAATTACTTTCTCCAcgctttagaattttatctTCCATTATTTCCAGTTGCTTGAAATTTTCTGTCTCACGTATCGACAGTCAAcagtttcaattataattgcgCGAGCCCAGGCCCTAAATTCTCGGCAGAAAACAGCGATCCGTATTGTGTAGAGAATAATGTACCAGAGAAATGCGAGCTTCCGCAGACTGCGTTGAGGTTCGTTGTTGAAAATAACGAGAAATCGCGGGTGCTTGTGTTGTAGGTGAGAAGGTTTCGCATGGAGACGAAGGCGGCGAAGACGTTGGGTATCATCGTCGGCGGGTTCATTCTCTGCTGGCTTCCTTTCTTCACGATGTACTTGGTGCGCGCCTTTTGTCCGAACTGCATTCACCCCACCGTCTTCAGCGTGCTGTTCTGGCTGGGCTACTGCAACTCCGCGATAAATCCCTGTATCTACGCCCTCTTCAGCAAGGATTTTCGGTTCGCGTTCAAAAGGATTATCTGCAAATGCTTCTGCAAGCGGCGGGGCAACGGAGTCAGACGCGGCAGCGACGGAAGCCAATTAACAGCGAGGTGAGGGCGACAAACACGAAGAAGCTCGACGGTAGGAGCTGCAGACTGCGTCACCGAGATTGAGAAGTGGTCCTCAGTCTATATGAGCGATAGTCTGATACTCCAGACAGGTCTAGCCATCAGCTGTCCCAATCTCCCGAGTAAATCTAGTGGATATCACTTGTAATTCGATTCCTTGACAATCTAATCCCTTCAAGTTGTCCGAGTCCACCGATCCTTCGATGAGACCACGACTCGTTCAACTCAACGTCTTTGGCATAGAGTCTGACGATTCAGAACACCCTCGACACAAATATCGGGACAATAGATACTAGTAACTCTAGAGTTTCCATCACGTTCCAAAACTATTCCACGCTANNNNNNNNNNACGTTCCAAAACTATTCCACGCTAACCAAAATATCCTTGAACCGTTAACGAGTCATCTAAACGACCTCCGACGCTTCCCGTCTACCTGTACACCAATTCGACCGGTGTTCCGACACATACCTGACCTCGCGACGTCTCATATCTCGTCACCGCGCCTTCGAACGACCTCGCCAACTGAcgtttccataaattttcgttCCAGAAACGACAGGAGTCCCAGCTACTCCATGCGCATGCCACAACAGGGTGTGTCGATCGACGACTCGGACCCGGACCCCAGTTCAGAGCCCACGGTGCATTCGCAAAGCGAGTCGAGATGACTGTAGCGCGCCAGGTGTGGCGCGCAGCGCGTCACCTTTGACTCGAGGACCTCCAAAGTGAGGATCCAATCGTTCTGAAGGCTCCCAACGGCGCGAGCATTCGAGTCCTGGCACCGTCTGTGCCGCGGAACCGAGCACAGCCGGTGCAACCACCTGGGAACGGCTCCAGGACCGTTCCAATAAGAGGATTCCGCCCCGACTAGGCGGTGATCGCCACAAACATTCGAGCTTCTTCGGTGTCTTACTTCGTTTCACGAATAAATCGCGTCCGGCTATACAAACGGAAACATAAGAAGACTAAAAAAAACGTAGAAAGGACGAACGGACTCGTCAGGGATCCACGTTCAGTTTGATCTCGGCAAACGGGACTCGCTATAGTATTTCAGTGAGCCTGGTGAAGTTTAGACAATGCCAGAGGAATACGCGAAAACCCCTTCGTTTTTTTCGTGAAGCTTACCCGCGGTGTGCTTCTCGAGCTTCTTTCAGATCGAACCCCGTCCCTCTTCCTCCCCCTCATCCCCTCCCTACCGACGAGAGTGAAGAGAATAACAATCGTGAAAACTCCGCAGCGTGCTTGCAGCAAGTATCAGAAGACTGGTTCGAACTTCGCGACGCTTGGAAACGAACTTCGCGCGAGATCCAATAACGTACGTACGTGTCGAATATCTATGTGTACACAGCTATGTTAAACGCAaacaacagaaaaaaaaaaaaaaaacatacccACTCGTCGGCGCGgctattaacaatttaaacCCGTTGGTTACCGAGCAGGGGGTCCCTCTGGCCTCTCAGCACCGGTCCCGAGCGTTCGGCCATTGTTTCCGTAGATTTTTTACCGTTCCTCGTTGGTTATTTGTGATAATAGTGTTTAACGATCGCGCCGCGACACGAACGCGGCACTCGAACGTGTTTGTGCATTTGTTTCTGTTATTCGAAGGATGCGGGGAACGTTAAACGCCTCTTCTTTGACCTCTGCTACGCGGAGTCGCCGTGGATGCGTAGCATGGGTGCGCAGAACCGTAAGCGCCGCTGAACGTCTGACCTGTTAGTCGAGAATCGAATAAGTCGCTATGAATTAACAGCGCATCGCAATAAGTTCAAAATTGTGTATTAAATGCCTTCAATTGCGTTCGGGAAAGAAGTAGTACTAATTTAACCTACGGGCAACAGGTCACGCGAGGTGCTACACGATGTATTTCCTACTGTTTCAGTTACGTAACAactgaaaatttgtcgagaagaagaagagtatGCATTCGTGTCACTGTATACCTCTCGAATAACAGAAACGTATGCTGCCCGCCACGAAAACTTCGAATTCGTTGGTACCAGTGCTGTCCACCGACGGCGCCACTTGCGCGGTCTTGTCTCCCCACCACGCGCAGTATTATGTTTTTACGAATGCTCGTTGTTCTTGACCAAAGGAGACAGAGTGGGGGCTTAAGTCGAACAGCACTGGTCGAGGCGGTCGCTGAGACTGGGAGTTCCCCGGAAATGTGCAGAATTCTTATCTCGCTgcgaatttcgaataacgaatgaaaattaaaattggtctattaatttattcgttatcttcctctttgaataaaaatcaaaaattgacTCATATCGATAGGAACGTGT
This portion of the Hylaeus volcanicus isolate JK05 chromosome 4, UHH_iyHylVolc1.0_haploid, whole genome shotgun sequence genome encodes:
- the LOC128874639 gene encoding octopamine receptor Oamb; translation: MRELNATACAALYERVEWSGPWILITLTVLAIVNVMVVLGNVLVILAVCYTSKLRNVTNIFIVSLAAADLLVGLAVLPFSATWEVFKVWIFGDIWCSVWLAVDVWMCTASILNLCAISLDRYLAVTRPVCYPQLMSPKRARLLVATVWILSFVICFPPLVGWKDKRSHPTYNVTSAQKGPFNTTTILVPVKPCPWICELTNDAGYVVYSALGSFYIPMLVMLFFYWRIYNAAVSTTKAINQGFRTTKGSKMLGSRFDEQRLTLRMHRGRGSVHNGSNNGSPRSPESNSRSSVKREKIKISVSYPSTETLNTKCNTLERTPSRCSQVSVHYSNGQTQSQLCPASRSTHLKVGGINRVGSTRRPSRRSSCESQITGDEVSLRELTPGPEEKPRTMKMGKRNIKAQVRRFRMETKAAKTLGIIVGGFILCWLPFFTMYLVRAFCPNCIHPTVFSVLFWLGYCNSAINPCIYALFSKDFRFAFKRIICKCFCKRRGNGVRRGSDGSQLTARNDRSPSYSMRMPQQGVSIDDSDPDPSSEPTVHSQSESR